CTGGCTGCTCGGCATTAAAACTGTGATCGAGGGAAAATTTCCTACCGGCGCGGCTATCATCGCCATTAAACACGAGGCTATGTTCGAAACGATCGAGGTTTTGCATCTGATTGGCCGTCCAGCCGTCGTTGCCAAGGCCGAGTTACTGACCATCCCGGTTTGGGGCCGGGCGGCACACCGTCACGGAGTTATACCCGTTGCGCGTGAAACCGGTTCTGCGGCATTGCGCCGAATGCTGAAAGCGGCACGCGAAGCCGTCGCCCTCAATCGCCCAATCGTTATCTTTCCAGAGGGGACACGTGTTGCTCCCGGTGAGCAACCGCCGCTGCGGGCGGGCATCGCCGGCCTATACAAGACATTGGGCCTGCCCGTTGTTCCCGTCGCACTAAATAGCGGGCGCTTATGGCCAAAACACAAATTCATGAAGCGCAGCGGCACGATCAACATACTCATTGGCGAGCCGATCCCGCCTGGTCTTGGTCGCGAGGAAATCGAAGCGCGAATTCACGCCGCGATAAACGTTTTCAATCATTAGTTAGGTCAGTGATCGGAACGCCCGAAATCAGGCCTTCCGTCATCCTGTCCCTGTTCGATGATACTCCGCCGTACGGCCCGCGTGCGGGTAAACAAATCGAACAGGGCATCACCATCGCCCCAACGGATGGCGCGCTGTAACGCCGTCAAGTCTTCGCTAAACCGCTGGAGCATCTCGAGCACCGCATCCTTGTTCGTCAGGAACACATCGCGCCACATTGTCGGATCGGACGCCGCGATCCGGGTAAAGTCACGGAAACCGCCTGCCGAATATTTGATAACCTCCGACTGTGTTACGCTTTCCAGATCGGAAGCGGTGCCGACGATCGTATAGGCAATCAGATGTGGCAGATGGCTTGTGATTGCCAGAACCTTGTCGTGATGGGCAGGCTCCATCGTCTCGACCTCAGCCCCCAGCCGCTTCCAAAACTCGGTCACGCGCAGCACCGCAGCCTCGGGCGTTCCGGGCACGGGTGTCAGAATGCACCAGCGATGATGGAAAAGCGCGGCAAACCCGGCATCTGGTCCGCTGCGCTCGGTTCCTGCCACCGGATGTGCAGGCACAACCGCGTTGTTTGGCAACGCGGACGCCAGTGCTGCCGCGACGCCCGCCTTTGATGATCCGACATCGCTGACAATCGCTTCGGGGGGCAAATCGGCGGCGATGCTCTCTGCCACCTCACCCATCGCGCCCACCGGCACGCAAAGGATTACCAGATCGGCGTCGGTGACCGACGTACCCGCCGTGTCGGTTACATCGTCGCACAGGTCCAGGGCCCGCACTGTTTCGCGAACCGCCGCGTCACCATCATGCCCGGTCAGGTGAACCGTCGGCATAGCCTCTCGCACCGCGCGCAAAATCGACGATCCGATCAGGCCGAGTCCGATGACCGATACGCGCGCAAACGGCAGCATCAGGCGGTTTCGCTCACTTTTTCGGCAACGATCGCACGCAACGCTGCGACCAGCCCAAGCATCTCATCTTCGGTTCCGATGGTGATTCGCAATCCGTGGCCCAGCTTCTGCCCCGGCAACCAGCGCACGATATAGCCGCTATCCATCAGCGCGTGATACGTCGTTTCCGCCGTCAAACTCCCCTCGAACAATATCAGCAGAAAGTTTGCCTTTGACGGCACGGCACGCAGGCCCGCATTACCCAGCTTCCCGATTTCCTCGACCAGCCACGCGCGCCACCGAACATTATGCGCCCGGCTGTTTTCGATAAAATTTTTGGCCCCCAACGCCGCGATGGCCGCGTTCTGCCCAGCTGTCGTAACGTTAAACGGTGCACGAATCCGATGCATCGCATCAACCGCAGCCGCCGGACCATAGCCCCAGCCGATCCGCTCAGCCGCCAGCCCGTGGATCTTTGAAAACGTCCGCGTAATTACAACGTTCGATTGTGTCTTTGCCAGTTCCAGCCCGCCATCATCATCGGCGTCCTCCAGATATTCGGCATAAGCCTGATCGAGAACGAGCAGTACCGTTTTCGGCAAAGCCGCGTGCAGGCGCGCAATCTCGGCCTTTGTGGAATATGTCCCCGTCGGATTGTTCGGGTTGGCGATAAACACGATCCGCGTCCGATCCGTCACTGCTGCAAGTACAGCATCCACATCGGTCGCATAATCGGTATCGGGGGCGATAACTGGCTCGGCCCCAACGCGCCGCGTCGCAATTTCGTAAACCGCAAAGCCGTAACGCACAAAGATCACCTCATCGCCCGGCCCGGCATAGGCTCCCGCGATCAGATGCAGGATCTCATCTGATCCCGTTCCATAAATCACCCGCGCCGGGTCCAGCCCGTATTGCGCGGCAATCTTTTCGCGCAACGCACTGGCACCCGCATCGGGATACCGCTCCAGATCGCCTGCATGGGCCGCAAAACCAGCCCGCGCCGCTTCGCTCGTTCCCAAAGGATTTTCGTTGGAAGACAGCTTAGCGACCTTGCGCCCGTCATCCGTGGTCGAACGCCCCGGTACATAGGGCGCGATTGCCATGACCCAGTCTTTTGGCCGGGGCGAATTCGTATCTATTGTCATGCTCTCGCACTAGCGCCCAGCCGCCTGCGTTGACAAGTTAAGCACCACCGTCCTAGCCGCAATGGTGATGAGTGAAGACCAACGCTTCGGTCCCGATCGGCGGGTGACATTGCCGGGACCGCTTGCGCTCGACGGTGGCGCGACGCTGTCGCCGGTCGAAATCGGCTATGAAACCTACGGCACGCTCAACGCCGCCAAATCCAACGCCATCTTCATCACCCACGCTCTGACTGGCGACCAGCATATCGCCAGTCCCCACCCGATGACCGGCAAACCTGGATGGTGGGCGCGCATGGTCGGCCCCGGCAAACCCATCGACACCGACCGTTTTTTCGTGATCTGTTCGAACGTCATCGGCAGTTGCATGGGCTCGTCCGGTCCCGGCAGCCTTGCTCCCGACGGCGCACCCTTCGCTATGCGCTTCCCCGTTATCACCATCCGCGACATGGTCCGTGCGCAAGCCTTGCTGCTCGACCACCTTGGCATCGATACGCTTCACGCCGTCGTTGGCGGCTCGATGGGCGGGATGCAGGCGCTTAGCTGGGCCGCGACCTTCCCCGACCGTGTGCAGGCCGCGCTCGTCATCGCGTCGACCGCGCGCCATTCCGCGCAGAACATCGCCTTCCACGAAGTCGGACGTCAAGCGATCATGGCCGACCCCAACTGGCGCGGCGGCCAATATTATGCCGATGGCGTGTCGCCAGCCGCTGGCCTCGCCGTTGCGCGCATGGCCGCCCATATCACCTATCTCTCCGAATCGGGCCTGACGGAAAAGTTCGGCCGCCGCCTGCAAGCGCGCGAAGCCAAGACTTTTGGCTTCGACGCCGATTTTCAGGTTGAAAGCTATCTCCGTCATCAGGGCCTGAGCTTTTCGGACAGGTTCGATGCCAACTCTTACCTCTACATCACCCGCGCGATGGATTATTTCGATCTGGCGGAGGAACATGGCGGGATGCTCGCCAACGCCTTTCGTGGCTCGAAAACGCGGTTTTGCCTCGTCAGTTTCGACACCGACTGGCTCTACCCTACGTCCGAATCACGCAACGTCGTTCACGCCTTGAACGCATCGGGCGCGCCCGCCAGCTTCGTCGAACTGTCCGCGCCATTCGGTCACGACAGTTTCCTGCTCGATGTCCCTGCCCTCGACCGCGTGGTGTCGGGCTTCCTGTGCCCGGAATGCTAATGAGCCTCCGCGCCGATCTTTCAATCATCGCCGACCACGTCCGTAGCGGCTCGCGCGTCCTCGACGTCGGGTGCAGCGATGGCGCATTGATGGCCGAACTCCGCGACCGCAAAGGCGTCGACGCGCGTGGCATAGAGATTGATGGAAGTGACGTCACGGCGGCACTCGCGCGCGGGCTATCCGTGATTCAAGGCGACGCCGACACCGATCTGGCGGACTATCCCGACGCCAGCTTCGACTATGCGATCCTCAGCCAGACGCTCCAGACAACCCGCCGCCCCGATCGCGTCCTCGATCAGCTCCTGCGCGTCGGCTCCAAAGCATTCGTGTCTTTTCCCAACTTCGCTCACTGGCGCGTCAGGGCATCGCTCTTATGGGGCGGACGGATGCCGGTAACCCGCTCGCTACCGATCGCATGGTACGAAACCCCGAACATCCACCATCTGACCATCGACGACTTTCGCGCCCACGTCCGCGAACGCGATATCAAGGTCGAGGGATCATGGTTTCTGTCCGGCGAAAAACTCACCGGCGAGGCTGTTGCCAATTTCCGCGCCGAACACGCCGTCTTCCTGTTGAGTCGCTAACAAGAGAACGCCATCTGCTCACTCACCGACCGTCACTGTAACCCGAAACAGGCGCTTCGTACCTGGAGCAACCTCGAAAACTCCCGGCTTGCTTCGGAAGTCTCCTGCATAGCCTTCGGGATCGGCGATCCCCGCCCATGGCTCAATGCACAGATAATGCGCACCCGGTTTCATCCAGATCCCCAGCATCGAAGTATCGGGAAAGGCAATGTCCAGCCCAGGCTTTCCCGGCACCCCATAATGTACGCACCGACTTTCAAGCTCGTCCCAGACGAGAGCGTCGTTCGTGAACAGCTCATCCTTCAAATGCAGGACATTGCCCTCGACAGGAGTCTCGCGCTTTGCTGTCGCGATCAAGCCGTCGGGAGATATCTCCTTCAATGCCCCGGCTCATCCCGCTCAAAACGAACCTGATGCTGCTCTTTCGTGCCGCCAAAAGGCAGCGGCCACGCAAATGCCGGATGAAAGCCGAAACTCGCAGGCATCGAAACATCGCCCGTGTTCCGAACCGTCGCCGTCATCGACAAAGTCCGCTCCTGCACTGTGAACGCCATCTCCAGCGCAAAAGCGAAAGGGTAATGCGCCCGCGTCGCCGCGCCATCGGTCAGTTGAAACGTCGCCGATGCCTCATCCGACCGCACCAGATCGAAATGCGACCGCCGCGCGAACCCGTGTTTGGGCATCTCATACTCTACGCTGTCCAGCCGGTAATGATCGTGATTCACCCGCCCGACGATCGGAAACAGGACCGGCGCATGGCCCGTCCAGAACGCAGGATCGGCATCGGTCATGAACTGCCGACCCTCGGCATCGAGCAAAGACTGCAGTTCTGCCCCGTGAGGTGATATTTCGGCGGTCAGGAAATCGGAGGCAATCGTTACAGATTCGGCGGCCATCACATTCTCCGTTTGGGATGCTCAACCTACCGCTTAACCCGCTTCTCTGAGCCTGTCGAAGGGCTGCCCTTCTGTTTGCCAAGGTAAACAGAACGGCTCGTCGACAAACTCAGGGAAGCGGATAAAATTTGGTAATTACCCCCGCAGAACCGCTCCCGCCTTTGCTGCAGCAGCAACAATTTTGGCCGCAATCACGCCCAACTCGTCTTCGGTGAAACTCTTATCCACCGGCTGCAAAACAACCTCAACCGCCAGCGACTTCTGCCCTTCCGGTACACCAGTCCCGGTAAACACATCGAACAACCGCGCGCCGGTAATCGCAACCTTGTCCGCACCCTTAACCGCCCGAAGCAGGGCATCGCCCGCCACATCGACAGAAACCAGAAACGCAAAGTCACGCCGCACAGCTTGAAGCGGGGGAGGCGTAAACGCAGGTCGCATGAACCCCGACCCACGCTTGGCCGGAATCGCATCCAGATAAATCTCTGCCGCCACAACTGCACCGCTCAGATCGAACGCCTTGGCAGTCGCTGGATGCAACGCACCGAAACTCGCCAGCACGGTCTTCGGTCCAAGCCGCAGTGTACCCGACTGACCGGGATGATAATGCGCCCCCGCCTCACCGAATATCTGCAAATTCTCGACCGGAGCACCCGCCGCTTCCAACAGGGCAATCGCCTCCGCCTTGGCATCGAACGCATCGAACGCCTGCGCTTTGCCATCGGCCCAGCCACGCGCCGACCGCTCACCGGCCAGCACAATCCCAACCGTCGCCCGCTCGGCATCGGCCAGATATCGCCGCCCGATCTCGAACAGTCGGATGCCGTCGGCCCCGCGATCCGCATTGCGTTGCGCCGCCGATAACAGGCCGGGCAGCATCGACGGCCGCATCACCTTCAGATCTTCCGAAATCGGATTGCTCAACGTCCAACTGCTGCCACCAAAGGCCGCCGCCTGCGTCTCGCTCAGGAAACTCCAGGTGATCGCTTCGTTCAACCCACGCGCCGCAGCCGTTCGCCGAACTTTGCGCTCCTGCTTTTGCGCAGGAGTAGCCGTCGGCTTGGCAACGCCTTCCGCACGCGGCAGCGCGACTGACACGACCTTGTCCAGCCCGACGATCCGCACGACTTCTTCAACCAGATCGGCCGGGCCATCGACGTCACGACGCCAGGTCGGCACGGTGACGTTCCAGTCCGAAGCAACGCCGAACCCAAGCCGCTCCAGAATCGCCTTCTGCTCAGCGGGTTCAACGTCAACGCCACCCAACCGCGCACATAGCCCGGTATCGTAGGCGATAATCTTTGGCGACACCGGCGGCTGACCCGCATGAACGACCTCGGAAGCCTCGCCACCACAAATTGACTGGATCAGTCCGGTAATCAGCGCCAGCGCATTGTCCAGAAACGCCGGATCAACGCCCCGCTCAAACCGCGCGCGCGCATCCGAAGTCAGCAGCAAAGCCTGCCCCGTCCGCGCAATCCGCTCAGGGTCGAAATAGGCGACCTCCAGCAGAACGTCGGTCGTCGCGTCCGAAACACCTGAATGTTCGCCACCCATGATGCCCGCAATGTCATGCACGCCATTGTCATCGGCGATCACGGTCATCGTCGATGTCAGCGTATAGTCTTTACCGTTCAGGGCGGTGGCCGTTTCGCCATCGGTTGCGCGTCGGGCAACGACCGCACCCGACAGTTGCGCCAGATCATAGGCATGGCTCGGGCGCCCATGATCGAACATCACATAGTTGGTAATATCGACCAGCGCGGAAATGGGTCGCTGACCGACCGCTTTCAAACGGTTCTGTATCCACTCGGGCGACGGACCATTGGTCACGCCGCGAATGATGCGACCATAAAAAGCAGGGCAACCTTCGGCGTCATCAGTCCGAATTTCGGTTGAACAGGGGAAATTGTCCACAATCTGGGGGATATTCAGCGGTTTCAGCGTCCCGGCACCAGCCGCCGCCAGATCGCGCGCAATCCCGCGAACGCCCATGCAATCCTGCCGATTGGGCGTAATCGCAATATCGAATACCGGATCGTCCAGCTTCGCCCAGCTCGCATAGACCTGACCGATTGGCGCATCGGCAGGAAGCTCGATGATACCATCATGCTCCTCACCTAACTCCAGCTCGCGCACCGAACACATCATGCCGTTCGATTCGACTCCACGAATCGCCGCGACTTTCAGGACCATGCCGTTCGACGGAACGACAGCGCCCGGCGCACCGAACACGCCGACCAATCCCGCACGCGCATTGGGCGCGCCGCAAACGACTTGCAGTGGCCCGTCGCCAGCATCGACGGTCAGCACTTGCAGTTTGTCCGCCTGCGGATGTGGCGCGGCGGTCAAAACCTTGGCGATTCTGAACGATTTCAGCTTTTCCGCTGCGTTTTCGATTCCTTCGACCTCAAGGCCGATGGCGTTCAACGTGTCGGCAAGTTGTTCTACCGAGTGGTTGGTTTCAAGATGATCTTGCAGCCAGCTTAAAGTGAACTTCATGCTCCGACTCCTGCGCTGAGTGTTGGAACATCGAAGGCCGAGAACCCGTAATGTTTCAGCCAGCGCAAATCGCCGTCGAAGAACGGTCGCAGATCGTCCATCCCGTATTTCAGCATCGCCAGCCGGTCGATCCCGGTCCCGAATGCAAAACCTTGCCATTCGTCAGGGTCCAGCCCGCAGGATTCGATAACCCGGCGGTGAACCATCCCGCTGCCCAGCACTTCCATCCAGCCTTCGCTGCCGCCGATCACGCGCTTTCCCTTTTCGATAGAATAGCCGACATCGACCTCGACCGAAGGTTCGGTGAACGGGAAATAGCTCGGGCGCAGGCGGAGGACGACATCGTCGCGCTCGAAGAACGCCTTTAGGAACGTCTCAAGCGTCCACTTCAAATGGCCGAGGTGGATACCGCGATCGATCACCAGCCCCTCGATCTGATGGAACATCGGCGTATGCGTCGCGTCGCTGTCCGATCGGTACACCCGTCCCGGCGCGATGATGCGGATTGGTGGCGACTGTGACGTCATGGTGCGAATCTGGACAGGCGAAGTGTGCGTGCGGAGCAGCATCTTCTTGCCATCGACTTCATCGGGGAAATAAAAAGTATCGTGCATCGCCCGCGCCGGATGTGTCTCCGGAATGTTGAGCGCGGTGAAATTGTGCCAGTCGTCCTCGATCTCGGGACCGGTCGCGACGGCAAACCCCATATCGGCGAAAATTTCTGACAGCTCGTCCAGAACCTGACTAACCGGGTGCACGCTGCCCCTCGGCGCTTCGGGCGCAGGCAAAGTCATATCGAGCCGCTCGGTAGCGAGCCTCGCATCCAAAGCTGCTGCGTCCAAACCCCGTTTTCGCTCCGCAATGCCAGCAGAAACCGTTTCACGCAGTCCGTTGATCCGTGGCCCTTCGGCCTGTCGCTGCTCGGGCGTCATCCCACCCAAAGTCTTCAACAAAGCGGACACAGAGCCCGCCTTGCCAAGGGCAGCGATCCGCACGGTTTCCAGCGCGTCCAGCGTGTCGGCGGCGGCGATGGCGGTCAGGAGTTCGGTTTGCAGAGCTTCGGTCATGACGGGCACCTGATAAGCAAAAGGGCATGAACGGCAATCCGTTCACGCCCTTTTGCGCATTATAGAAGAGAGCGGCTTTTAAGCTGCCTGGGCCGAAACCTCTGGCAGAGCTGCCTTCGCCTGCGCGATGATGGTGCTAAAGGTAGCGCCTTCGTTCATCGCCATGTCGGCAAGGACTTTCCGGTCGAGTTCGATCCCGGCAAGCTTCAGCCCGTGCATGAACTGGCCGTAGTTCAGGCCCTCTGCACGCGTTGCTGCGTTGATACGCTGGATCCAGAGAGCGCGGAAGTTGCGCTTCTTGGCCTTGCGATCGCGATACGCATACTGGCCGGCCTTTTCGACTGCCTGACGTGCGACGCGGATCGTGTTCTTGCGACGGCCATAATAGCCCTTCGCGAGATCAAGGATCTTCTTGTGCTTTGCGTGCGTGGTTACGCCGCGTTTAATGCGTGCCATTTATCCGGTGCTCCTACTGCAAACCGTACGGTGCCCATGCCTTCACCGTTGCGGTGTCGGCCTTGGACAGCAGCTTGGTGCCGCGGTTCTGGCGAATATATTTTGCAGTGTGGTGCGTAAGACGGTGACGCTTACCAGCGACGCCATGCTTCAACAGGCCACTTGCGGTCAGCGTAAAGCGCTTCTTCACACCGCTTTTGGTCTTCAACTTGGGCATTTTCGTCCTTTCAATCTCAACGGTTTCAAATCGCCGTGGCAGCCCTTCTGGCCAGGCGATCGTCGACAACCGTTCGTTGTGAAGCGTGCGCCTGTAACGAAAGGGTGCGGGAAAGGCAATGGACGGCGGGAAAAGGAACATCGCGGCAAACCATTGGTTTTGCGGTTCATGGCCGAAGCAGATCCGAATTTCAGGCCCGACCGGGCACGCCTTGTTCGTCGCGTCCCCGACTCGGCAATCGCGGCGCCACTGGCGATTCTGTCGGCGATCATCGGTCTGATTATTCTGGCATGGCTGATTCTCTACATCACCAAGGGTCGTTTCCTGCGCCATCCGTTCGAACGCACCGTCAGCAGCCTGCTCCAGCGCGATGTGCGCGTCGCTGGCGATTTCCAGCTATATTTCGATCCAATCGATACCAAGTTCGTTGCCGAGGGACTGACGATCTCCAATCCGGCCTGGCGTGGCGGCGAATTTTTCGAATCGAAGCGCATCGACACACGAATCGCCACATTGCCGCTGATCTTCGGCACCCGGCGCGTAAAGTGGCTCGACCTGACGAATGGCAAGCTCGATCTGGCATGGGACAAGGCGCACAAGCGTAACACCTTCACGTTCGGTGACCCTGACAAAAAAGGTAAGCCGTTCGAACTCCCCGATATT
This genomic stretch from Sphingomonas paeninsulae harbors:
- a CDS encoding lysophospholipid acyltransferase family protein, with the translated sequence MTFVRSLLFNIIFYIGSVPLVTVAALSVFFGQDAVIASSRVWAQYHWFCVRWLLGIKTVIEGKFPTGAAIIAIKHEAMFETIEVLHLIGRPAVVAKAELLTIPVWGRAAHRHGVIPVARETGSAALRRMLKAAREAVALNRPIVIFPEGTRVAPGEQPPLRAGIAGLYKTLGLPVVPVALNSGRLWPKHKFMKRSGTINILIGEPIPPGLGREEIEARIHAAINVFNH
- a CDS encoding prephenate/arogenate dehydrogenase family protein codes for the protein MLPFARVSVIGLGLIGSSILRAVREAMPTVHLTGHDGDAAVRETVRALDLCDDVTDTAGTSVTDADLVILCVPVGAMGEVAESIAADLPPEAIVSDVGSSKAGVAAALASALPNNAVVPAHPVAGTERSGPDAGFAALFHHRWCILTPVPGTPEAAVLRVTEFWKRLGAEVETMEPAHHDKVLAITSHLPHLIAYTIVGTASDLESVTQSEVIKYSAGGFRDFTRIAASDPTMWRDVFLTNKDAVLEMLQRFSEDLTALQRAIRWGDGDALFDLFTRTRAVRRSIIEQGQDDGRPDFGRSDH
- the hisC gene encoding histidinol-phosphate transaminase, whose amino-acid sequence is MAIAPYVPGRSTTDDGRKVAKLSSNENPLGTSEAARAGFAAHAGDLERYPDAGASALREKIAAQYGLDPARVIYGTGSDEILHLIAGAYAGPGDEVIFVRYGFAVYEIATRRVGAEPVIAPDTDYATDVDAVLAAVTDRTRIVFIANPNNPTGTYSTKAEIARLHAALPKTVLLVLDQAYAEYLEDADDDGGLELAKTQSNVVITRTFSKIHGLAAERIGWGYGPAAAVDAMHRIRAPFNVTTAGQNAAIAALGAKNFIENSRAHNVRWRAWLVEEIGKLGNAGLRAVPSKANFLLILFEGSLTAETTYHALMDSGYIVRWLPGQKLGHGLRITIGTEDEMLGLVAALRAIVAEKVSETA
- the metX gene encoding homoserine O-acetyltransferase MetX codes for the protein MSEDQRFGPDRRVTLPGPLALDGGATLSPVEIGYETYGTLNAAKSNAIFITHALTGDQHIASPHPMTGKPGWWARMVGPGKPIDTDRFFVICSNVIGSCMGSSGPGSLAPDGAPFAMRFPVITIRDMVRAQALLLDHLGIDTLHAVVGGSMGGMQALSWAATFPDRVQAALVIASTARHSAQNIAFHEVGRQAIMADPNWRGGQYYADGVSPAAGLAVARMAAHITYLSESGLTEKFGRRLQAREAKTFGFDADFQVESYLRHQGLSFSDRFDANSYLYITRAMDYFDLAEEHGGMLANAFRGSKTRFCLVSFDTDWLYPTSESRNVVHALNASGAPASFVELSAPFGHDSFLLDVPALDRVVSGFLCPEC
- the metW gene encoding methionine biosynthesis protein MetW, which encodes MSLRADLSIIADHVRSGSRVLDVGCSDGALMAELRDRKGVDARGIEIDGSDVTAALARGLSVIQGDADTDLADYPDASFDYAILSQTLQTTRRPDRVLDQLLRVGSKAFVSFPNFAHWRVRASLLWGGRMPVTRSLPIAWYETPNIHHLTIDDFRAHVRERDIKVEGSWFLSGEKLTGEAVANFRAEHAVFLLSR
- the pheT gene encoding phenylalanine--tRNA ligase subunit beta codes for the protein MKFTLSWLQDHLETNHSVEQLADTLNAIGLEVEGIENAAEKLKSFRIAKVLTAAPHPQADKLQVLTVDAGDGPLQVVCGAPNARAGLVGVFGAPGAVVPSNGMVLKVAAIRGVESNGMMCSVRELELGEEHDGIIELPADAPIGQVYASWAKLDDPVFDIAITPNRQDCMGVRGIARDLAAAGAGTLKPLNIPQIVDNFPCSTEIRTDDAEGCPAFYGRIIRGVTNGPSPEWIQNRLKAVGQRPISALVDITNYVMFDHGRPSHAYDLAQLSGAVVARRATDGETATALNGKDYTLTSTMTVIADDNGVHDIAGIMGGEHSGVSDATTDVLLEVAYFDPERIARTGQALLLTSDARARFERGVDPAFLDNALALITGLIQSICGGEASEVVHAGQPPVSPKIIAYDTGLCARLGGVDVEPAEQKAILERLGFGVASDWNVTVPTWRRDVDGPADLVEEVVRIVGLDKVVSVALPRAEGVAKPTATPAQKQERKVRRTAAARGLNEAITWSFLSETQAAAFGGSSWTLSNPISEDLKVMRPSMLPGLLSAAQRNADRGADGIRLFEIGRRYLADAERATVGIVLAGERSARGWADGKAQAFDAFDAKAEAIALLEAAGAPVENLQIFGEAGAHYHPGQSGTLRLGPKTVLASFGALHPATAKAFDLSGAVVAAEIYLDAIPAKRGSGFMRPAFTPPPLQAVRRDFAFLVSVDVAGDALLRAVKGADKVAITGARLFDVFTGTGVPEGQKSLAVEVVLQPVDKSFTEDELGVIAAKIVAAAAKAGAVLRG
- the pheS gene encoding phenylalanine--tRNA ligase subunit alpha, encoding MTEALQTELLTAIAAADTLDALETVRIAALGKAGSVSALLKTLGGMTPEQRQAEGPRINGLRETVSAGIAERKRGLDAAALDARLATERLDMTLPAPEAPRGSVHPVSQVLDELSEIFADMGFAVATGPEIEDDWHNFTALNIPETHPARAMHDTFYFPDEVDGKKMLLRTHTSPVQIRTMTSQSPPIRIIAPGRVYRSDSDATHTPMFHQIEGLVIDRGIHLGHLKWTLETFLKAFFERDDVVLRLRPSYFPFTEPSVEVDVGYSIEKGKRVIGGSEGWMEVLGSGMVHRRVIESCGLDPDEWQGFAFGTGIDRLAMLKYGMDDLRPFFDGDLRWLKHYGFSAFDVPTLSAGVGA
- the rplT gene encoding 50S ribosomal protein L20, whose product is MARIKRGVTTHAKHKKILDLAKGYYGRRKNTIRVARQAVEKAGQYAYRDRKAKKRNFRALWIQRINAATRAEGLNYGQFMHGLKLAGIELDRKVLADMAMNEGATFSTIIAQAKAALPEVSAQAA
- the rpmI gene encoding 50S ribosomal protein L35, which codes for MPKLKTKSGVKKRFTLTASGLLKHGVAGKRHRLTHHTAKYIRQNRGTKLLSKADTATVKAWAPYGLQ